Proteins from a genomic interval of Coccinella septempunctata chromosome 2, icCocSept1.1, whole genome shotgun sequence:
- the LOC123306619 gene encoding uncharacterized protein LOC123306619 codes for MGKSIQPKPLQVFPKKGILRKNSQCKKTDIITVLHKKPDIIENYLRTLSNNFGSNVTSSSTKRKRDEEEVEEIATVKKPRLVERYDESIEHNIHIYNTKDDIRFEHLTNHLEYDDELKDLFHIDDAKSSNEHTFYVDWLHQLCDEISLEGLDGITVEALWSRIKSNSTHPVLIEGKEEIFWNLLKSIDQIQFFVLEQPRGNLMIYDKNNYVCPETGIVLEPMIDYGEIYPYAMVNRDGVKGSCETYHTRMENSEVVRRLGLKEVLNVYGNRLVIVASQKMREHAIISEISDPTIELLDNEYGLLERVGRARGFGELTQGKVSVLNMIKDSRSIFHVRKSLEGKKLLKKQFFVLRNASSGQNKTGKLLHLPRFYRIQKNKSLLLIEEIVELLRQKPGFSLEFAEFRKYFPRSTGVNKVCKLPEFTKYIKTDIFHPYRFLYPNATVHEWKYKKKNKEKKLRIFQLIDPTVNVTATWNAADNEENLEDELVEDEGQGSKFLNCEFLKEVFSFIFKTGKQGTTLQELVKKISFDYYTIRSAIRKLQAKNVIDCYRTEQGKQRHIYYFARCFHSKNVPIPEKKVTKIPDTLLQKILRDKKSSTNKIKFNFPIMITGGRIIRDSSLSYPLHSPALIKEKTFIDTEMIADKCATNLKNLKFSSNGMTINLPDIRIIPKFCDVIYEHKKKVWSFRELENIITSYSNFNTAVKVILLKSMLMGGKIDVNNMLQGNSSENVRMEMFALDFEAAATTSKHIPSIYLTNKDFLLGPNPIQLSHERTSENMEITITQSTPPDTYIYEYQTYVSFDKSITTVSLARSNIILEEINKHLVICDTHKLQRIITGVEVASDKKREGHGKIDKNTLYRILVRLLNEGYIKIFKIFMLWKEKYKSQWIVAHPSVEITHPSLLSAKEQLVVKFFLGMDKRNIACTEKSPPKKALENTSPFDSQEATSSTQTLKQISRTKSTVVYKQNRFFGRILGYQPKFVRMQLVHELLYYLIYDYTPLDQMSRKDIAEIYTHFNSEERREIPPVYRKNIDWKMFIPPLPVHKNFPSGWALLCDVILSIPLSLWVKIFHVTIECPKLFSYLEHPVRQHYLIKDIPLEFRHALMHKRRYLFYAVEIIYRLCFIGLVQLGPQSAVVKDQIFLYLNRKAGLLDTSSSGPSYHMITQKEYKQLSFTFSSSADVENYWCQLWSISMNTALGQRKVMEGKSVTIVSPTSKSILLDSLKSKTPSEALANDNGQIPGDKRGAAGLDSSMWGHIKRNWLWSSKIPKSKATSDSNPASTRAANIASIKPVAIKYKELMSNSRKIFMTNNRNKKFPLAQCRQKQKHKIIHMPKKATPKPKKTEIDLKDKAIIKKVGRAFRAKFNKNEDKMLYIFRAANYFLSKNKNIFKASRFLIRDLLHILCPESQDKTSGACARRLTKLERSDLNMKRLKEHVYELISLKDLSTHFAPIIFNLNKSTLADTYSSYSIMDKNVVFVHAVWYIYKNYNIVERILSGESKHVDYFSPNNIETFNSLLVNYENKKSVFSSPSSQEDIEKEAVKSVLMSALNCSKLGQNISYQFFQICKKYSDTAIRSAVTSSKGYQAISISKKSGKSGTNIKMIPFQLSITYNHMQKSTFSCLSIHTIYQHFLHITKETPLFADVVKTRNIFKYSRLLARNEVATVWPRHNITLNIPEATYVLSEQVDKESVLVIKLAELYQRYLKDRVKDIHNPLKKIKRPNKGISMNIIEPSMISKRFIALKTNIRQLFSNLPCFNNETINTNIPLFLECTDEDQITKYLKVFLEELLKITLNLLSTAPDGQEFLQRCIGKFYRNKTIDTLFKELEFKLFKLGYIVRAFLMHHHSNDVIDCFENKGLEIDEDQKQIIEAWLEKSKMKSLPTNTTEENKPTLEHKKISSFFKYNMDKTDNETRVITNVDDVPKIDEIIDGMLEPNKNFKRDIPHVSDVVCLLSQEKCPDAEDEKILEELRENLVVEYPTLDKFEIEDLDQFKSSYEYLFSDEWLPDLEKMVNRYCHIQECDTLGMIQKIKDQGGTSADHLLAGEIISYVYNQKVMGVTGSQIMNTFLSKQKNLDLHVIVEIVCDSNILLEVGITEKIFVHVEQSDPWLVDTFHLSPHENHLLHASVNDELQILQKKIASRIQSAKPVKVLMMPWLHLDGTLNRPLLKRWLTIVLSYCLETYSCSFEHIIERFHLVKPMELYVLLKILQRLKCLDIYILDYKSEDLWNDTVEECEKRPATILDSLRKMAIEVQPLAAVSLGHLLSKENIEIT; via the exons ATGGGGAAATCAATACAACCAAAACCCTTGCAAGTATTTCCTAAAAAAgggattttgagaaaaaattctCAATGCAAAAAGACTGACATAATAACTGTGTTACATAAAAaaccagatataattgaaaaTTACTTACGTACATTGTCGAATAATTTTGGATCTAATGTCACAAGTTCAAGTACTAAAAGAAAACGCGATGAAGAAGAAGTAGAAGAAATTGCAACGGTCAAGAAGCCCAGATTGGTAGAACGTTATGACGAGAGTATTGAGCACAATATACATATTTATAATACTAAGGATGATATAAGATTCGAGCATTTAACCAATCATTTAGAATATGACGATGAACTGAAGGATTTATTCCATATTGATGATGCAAAAAGTAGTAATGAGCATACATTTTATGTTGATTGGTTGCATCAACTTTGCGACGAAATAAGTTTGGAAGGGTTAGATGGTATAACTGTTGAAG CTTTGTGGTCAAGAATAAAAAGTAATTCGACGCATCCTGTATTAATCgaaggaaaagaagaaatattctggaATTTATTGAAATCTATTGATCAAATCCAATTTTTTGTTTTGGAACAACCTCGAGGGAATTTGATGATTtacgataaaaataattatgtatGCCCAGAAACAGGAATTGTTTTAGAACCT ATGATAGATTATGGAGAAATATATCCATATGCAATGGTTAATAGAGATGGCGTAAAGGGGTCATGTGAGACTTACCATACCCGAATGGAAAATTCTGAAGTCGTTAGAAGACTTGGCTTGAAAGAAGTCTTGAATGT ctatgGCAATCGCTTAGTGATTGTAGCAAGTCAAAAAATGAGGGAACATGCCATTATAAGCGAAATTTCTGACCCAACCATTGAATTATTGGATAATGAATATGGTCTTCTAGAGAGAGTAGGCCGTGCCAGAGGATTTGGTGAATTAACACAAGGAAAAGTATCTGTACTCAACATGATTAAAGATTCCAGATCGATATTTCATGTGAGGAAGAGTCTGGAAGGAAAGAAACTTCTCAAGAAGCAATTCTTTGTGCTTAGAAACGCATCTTCTGGGCAAAATAAAACAGGAAAACTTTTACATCTTCCAAGATTTTATAGAATCCAGAAAAATAAGTCACTTTTACTTATTGAGGAAATTGTCGAGCTTCTTAGACAAAAACCAGGGTTCTCTCTAGAGTTCGCAGAGtttagaaaatattttccacgTTCAACAGGAGTCAACAAAGTTTGTAAACTTCCAGAATTCACCAAATACATCAAGACAGATATT TTTCATCCTTACAGATTTCTTTATCCTAATGCAACTGTGCATGAATGGAAATATAAGAAGaagaataaggaaaaaaaattgagaatattCCAattaattgatccaacagttaacGTAACAGCTACATGGAATGCTGCAGATAATGAGGAAAATTTGGAAGATGAATTAGTAG AGGATGAAGGTCAAGGAAGTAAGTTCCTCAATTGTGAGTTTCTAAAGGAGgtgttttcatttattttcaagaCAGGCAAACAAGGAACCACCCTGCAGGAGCTTGTGAAGAAAATTAGTTTTGACTACTATACAATACGATCGGCTATACGAAAACTGCAAGCTAAAAATGTTATTGACTGTTACAGAACTGAACAAGGAAAGCAAAGGCACATATA TTATTTCGCTaggtgttttcattcgaaaaatgtGCCGATACCAGAGAAAAAAGTCACTAAAATTCCGGACACTTTACTTCAAAAAATTCTGAGAGACAAAAAATCATCcaccaataaaataaaatttaattttccgATTATGATAACTGGTGGAAGGATAATAAGAGATTCTTCGTTAAGTTATCCCCTTCACAGTCCAGCCCTCATCAAGGAGAAAACTTTTATAGATACAGAAATGATAGCTGATAAATGTGCCACGaatctgaaaaatttgaaattttcctcCAACGGAATGACCATCAACCTGCCGGATATAAGAATAATTCCGAAATTTTGCGATGTGATATATGAGCATAAAAAGAAAGTTTGGAGTTTCCGAGAACTTGAAAATATCATAACTAGCTATAGCAATTTTAATACAGCAGTTAAGGTTATTCTCTTGAAATCAATGCTAATGGGAGGCAAAATTGATGTGAATAATATGCTGCAAGGAAACAGCAGCGAAAATGTTCGTATGGAAATGTTTGCTCTCGATTTTGAAGCAGCAGCAACGACCAGCAAACATATTCCATCAATTTATTTAACGAACAAAGATTTTTTACTGGGACCAAATCCTATTCAATTGAGTCACGAGAggacttcggaaaatatggaaaTAACTATAACGCAATCTACACCACCTGATACTTATATCTATGAATACCAAACATATGTTTCCTTCGATAAAAGTATAACTACAGTCTCATTGGCGCGATCAAATATCATTTTGGAGGAGATAAATAAGCACCTGGTTATTTGTGATACCCACAAACTTCAGAGAATCATAACAGGTGTAGAAGTAGCTTCAGATAAAAAGAGGGAAGGTCATGGTAAAATAGACAAAAATACATTGTATCGTATCTTAGTTCGTTTATTGAATGAAGGctatattaaaattttcaagatcTTCATGTTGtggaaagaaaaatataaatctcaaTGGATTGTTGCACATCCATCAGTAGAAATAACCCATCCTTCGTTGTTATCAGCCAAAGAACAGTTGGTAGTTAAATTTTTTCTTGGTATGGATAAAAGAAATATTGCTTGCACAGAAAAATCTCCACCCAAAAAAGCATTAGAAAACACTTCCCCTTTTGACAGTCAAGAGGCAACATCCAGTACGCAAACATTGAAACAAATATCAAGAaccaaatcaacagttgtttaTAAACAAAATAGATTTTTTGGAAGAATCTTAGGTTATCAACCTAAATTTGTCAGAATGCAGTTAGTCCATGAACTGCTTTATTATCTTATTTATGATTATACTCCTCTAGATCAAATGTCTCGAAAGGACATTGCTGAAATATACACTCATTTCAATTCTGAAGAGCGTCGTGAAATACCACCtgtttatcgaaaaaatatagATTGGAAAATGTTCATTCCACCCCTACCGGTTCATAAGAATTTCCCAAGTGGATGGGCTCTACTTTGTGATGTAATTCTCTCAATTCCACTTTCTCTGTGGGTCAAGATATTCCATGTAACTATAGAATGCCCCAAATTATTCTCCTACTTGGAACATCCTGTGAGACAACATTATTTGATTAAAGACATTCCGTTGGAATTTAGACATGCCCTTATGCACAAGAGGAGATATTTATTTTATGCTGTGGAAATAATATACAGGTTATGTTTTATTGGATTAGTACAGTTGGGCCCTCAGTCTGCGGTAGTGAAAGATCAAATATTTTTATACCTAAATAGGAAAGCAGGTCTGCTTGATACTAGCTCTAGTGGTCCAAGCTATCACATGATAACCCAAAAAGAATATAAACAATTATCATTTACTTTCTCATCAAGCGCAGATGTTGAGAATTACTGGTGTCAGTTATGGTCAATAAGTATGAACACTGCGCTTGGTCAAAGAAAAGTTATGGAGGGAAAATCTGTGACAATTGTATCACCAACTTCTAAAAGTATACTATTGGATTCTTTAAAATCTAAAACGCCTAGTGAGGCTTTAGCTAATGATAACGGACAGATTCCAGGAGATAAAAGAGGTGCCGCTGGATTAGATTCTAGTATGTGGGGTCATATAAAGAGAAACTGGTTATGGTCCAGCAAAATACCAAAAAGTAAGGCTACTTCTGATTCAAATCCTGCGAGCACAAGAGCAGCTAATATTGCTTCCATCAAGCCAGTGGCAATAAAATATAAAGAACTTATGAGTAATAGTAGGAAAATCTTCATGACAAATAATCGCAATAAAAAATTTCCACTTGCTCAATGCagacaaaaacaaaaacacaaaataattcatatgCCGAAAAAGGCCACTCCCAAGCCGAAGAAAACTGAAATTGATTTAAAAGATAAAGCAATAATCAAGAAGGTGGGACGAGCTTTCAGAGCCAAATTCAACAAAAACGAAGAtaagatgttatatattttcagAGCCGCAAATTATTTCCTCTCTAAAAATaagaatattttcaaggcatctCGATTCCTCATACGAGATTTATTGCACATATTATGTCCAGAAAGTCAGGATAAAACGAGTGGAGCTTGTGCAAGAAGATTAACAAAATTGGAACGTAGTGACTTAAATATGAAGAGATTGAAAGAACATGTTTACGAATTGATTAGTTTAAAGGATTTATCAACACATTTCGCCCCAATTATTTTCAATCTCAATAAATCAACTCTGGCAGATACTTACAGCTCGTACAGTATTATGGATAAAAATGTAGTTTTTGTCCATGCAGTGTGGTACATATACAAGAACTATAATATAGTTGAAAGAATTCTTTCAGGTGAATCAAAGCATGTTGACTATTTCAGTCCAAATAATATAGAAACTTTCAATTCACTTCTTGTaaattatgaaaataagaaatcagTGTTCAGCAGCCCTTCCAGTCAAGAAGATATCGAAAAAGAAGCAGTTAAATCAGTACTCATGAGTGCATTGAATTGTTCAAAATTGGGACAGAATATTTCttatcaatttttccaaatctgtAAAAAATATTCTGATACAGCTATAAGATCAGCAGTGACTAGTTCAAAAGGTTATCAAGCTATTTCCATCAGCAAGAAGTCAGGAAAGAGTGGAACAAACATTAAAATGATTCCCTTCCAGTTATCAATCACCTACAATCATATGCAAAAATCTACATTCAGTTGTTTGAGTATTCATACAATATATCAACATTTTCTGCACATTACTAAGGAGACGCCACTATTTGCAGATGTAGTGAAAACGAGGAATATTTTTAAATATAGTAGACTGTTGGCAAGAAATGAAGTAGCAACAGTTTGGCCAAGACATAATATCACATTGAATATTCCAGAGGCAACCTATGTTCTGAGTGAACAAGTCGATAAAGAATCTGTCCTAGTTATCAAATTAGCAGAATTGTATCAGAGATATTTGAAAGATAGGGTGAAAGATATTCATAatcctttgaaaaaaataaaaaggccGAATAAAGGGATATCAATGAATATTATCGAACCCTCCATGATTTCCAAACGATTTATTGCTCTTAAGACAAATATAAGGCAACTGTTTTCGAACCTTCCCTGCTTTAATAACGAAACAATTAATACAAATATCCCATTATTCCTTGAATGCACTGATGAAGATCAAATTACCAAATACTTGAAGGTATTTTTAgaagaattattgaaaattacttTGAACCTACTGAGTACAGCTCCTGATGGTCAAGAATTCTTGCAACGTTGTATCGGCAAATTTTATAGAAATAAAACAATAGACACATTGTTTAAAGAGTTAGAATTCAAACTCTTCAAATTAGGTTACATTGTGAGGGCATTCCTGATGCACCATCACTCGAACGACGTTATcgattgttttgaaaataaggGTCTTGAGATCGATGAGGATCAGAAACAAATTATTGAGGCTTGGctggaaaaatcaaaaatgaagtCTCTACCAACGAATACTACTGAGGAGAACAAACCTACTCTGGAACACAAGAAAATAAGCAGTTTTTTCAAATACAACATGGATAAAACAGATAATGAAACAAGAGTTATAACAAATGTAGACGATGTTCCTAAAATTGATGAAATCATAGATGGCATGCTGGAAcccaataaaaatttcaaaagggATATACCTCATGTCAGCGATGTTGTTTGCCTTTTGTCACAAGAGAAATGTCCGGATGctgaagatgaaaaaatattagaaGAGCTAAGGGAGAATTTAGTGGTTGAATATCCAACTCTAgataaatttgaaattgaagatCTGGATCAATTCAAAAGTTCGTATGAATACTTATTCAGTGATGAATGGTTACCAGATCTGGAGAAAATGGTTAACAG ATACTGCCACATCCAGGAATGTGACACTTTGGGAATGatacaaaaaatcaaagatCAAGGAGGAACTAGTGCTGACCATTTATTAGCAGGAGAAATTATAAGTTATGTATACAATCAGAAAGTAATGGGCGTAACTGGATCACAAATTATG AATACCTTCCTCTCGAAACAAAAAAACTTGGATCTCCATGTCATCGTTGAAATAGTATGCGATAGTAATATTTTACTGGAGGTGGGAATAACTGAGAAAATATTTGTTCATGTGGAGCAGAGTGATCCTTGGTTGGTTGACACCTTCCATTTGTCACCCCACGAAAACCATCTCCTTCATGCCTCTGTTAACGATGAACTACAAATTCTGCAAAAGAAAATAGCATCCAGGATTCA aTCGGCGAAGCCAGTGAAGGTGTTAATGATGCCTTGGTTGCATCTTGATGGAACATTGAACCGTCCCCTTCTGAAAAGATGGTTAACCATAGTGTTATCTTATTGTTTAGAAACTTACAGCTGCTCATTTGAGCATATCATTGAAAGATTTCATCTTGTCAAACCAATGGAATTATATGTATTGCTCAAG attttgcAAAGATTGAAGTGCTTGGACATTTATATTCTTGATTATAAGTCTGAAGATCTTTGGAATGATACAGTTGAGGAATGTGAAAAGC GTCCAGCAACTATTCTAGATAGCTTGAGAAAAATGGCCATTGAGGTACAACCACTTGCTGCTGTGAGTTTGGGTCATTTACTGagtaaagaaaatattgagatcACTTAA
- the LOC123307726 gene encoding uncharacterized protein LOC123307726 yields MASASSTSAKTLFDDSKMRLADRVQMNLNNICSLARQITRGSKSNEILMHSARNFAVQEQQMENSEKNLKKMQLLVVHLGYQQNSIENSARQIEEVKEQICAMQR; encoded by the exons ATGGCATCAGCTAGTAGTACAAGTGCAAAAACTCTCTTTGATGATTCGAAAATGAGATTGGCAGATAGGGTGCAAATGAATTTAAACAATATTTGCTCACTTGCTAGACAGATTACCAGGGGATCTAAAAGTAACGAG ATATTGATGCATTCCGCCCGTAATTTTGCGGTCCAAGAACAACAAATGGAAAACAGTGAGAAAAATCTGAAGAAAATGCAATTGTTGGTAGTTCATCTTGGTTACCAACagaattcaattgaaaattctgCTCGTCAGATCGAGGAAGTCAAAGAACAGATATGTGCCATGCAAAGATAA
- the LOC123307725 gene encoding malonate--CoA ligase ACSF3, mitochondrial, producing the protein MIFRYKKDFKQLKTFYRFLQSKPCPKIPINLKDDAPCFTNVVNFSDKIALCDSVGSYTYGNIFLSAKKLSEEITQKMMGKTSERVLFLCSNNVNYIITLWAIWMSGQIAVPLSPLHPQNLLLYYASDAKPKMLITSPKYKEMSHRVAKNTDTQMLVLSDKMKLNCAQNFPEKDSDFEGGLSDLFYKNSDALILYTSGTTGHPKGVILSHKNLCSQVNMLVEAWKLSSADLLLHTLPLNHVHGIVNAMLCPLTVGAKMIMLPKFDANSVWSHLLGINPKFSDRKINVLMAVPTMYTKLIEEYDRVFSKDPKMKEHIFNILKSRVRLMVSGSAPLPNSIFERWLEITGHELLERYGMTEIGMCLSNPYESKRQPGYVGKPLPGVCVKIEGKDINDKSEILVESCNIDGKITVDVKNRSEEKGNPSGLLLVKSNGVFKGYFERPEATMKEFTDDGFFITGDICEYDIEKDLFKILGRANVDIIKSGGYKISALEIETELLNNGDIKECSVVGIPDEKWGERIAAIVVLNGDKTMTVEDLKTWASNRLPKYSIPTVLKVVEAIPRNTMGKVNKREMIKTVFNKLD; encoded by the exons ATGATTTTCAGATATAAAAAAGATTTTAAACAACTGAAGACTTTTTATAGATTCTTGCAGTCTAAACCTTGTCCAAAAATTCCTATAAATTTGAAGGATGATGCACCTTGTTTCACAAATGTTGTCAATTTTTCAGACAAAATAGCTTTATGTGATTCAGTTGGTAGTTATACAtatggaaatatttttttgagtgCAAAGAAGTTATCGGAAGAAATTACACAGAAAATGATGGGCAAAACAAGTGAACGAGTACTATTTTTATGTTCTAATAATGTGAATTATATCATCACATTATGGGCGATCTGGATGTCTGGTCAAATAG CGGTTCCTTTGAGCCCACTTCATCCACAAAATCTTCTCTTATATTATGCCAGTGATGCGAAACCCAAAATGCTTATAACATCCCCAAAATATAAGGAAATGAGTCACAGGGTGGCAAAAAATACTGATACACAAATGTTAGTACTGAGTGATAAAATGAAACTTAATTGTGCCCAAAACTTTCCTGAAAAAGATAGTGATTTTGAAGGTGGATTGTCTGATCTATTCTATAAAAATAGTGATGCATTAATATTATACACTAGTGGTACCACAGGACACCCAAAAG GGGTAATTTTGAGTCATAAAAATTTATGTAGTCAAGTCAATATGCTCGTAGAAGCTTGGAAGTTATCATCTGCAGATTTACTACTTCATACATTGCCTTTGAATCATGTTCACGGAATAGTAAATGCAATGTTGTGCCCTCTAACAGTGGGTGCTAAAATGATAATGTTGCCAAAATTTGATGCCAACAGTGTTTGGTCACATCTACTGGGAATTAACCCAAAATTCAGTGATAGAAAAATTAATGTCCTTATGGCAGTTCCTACAATGTACACAAAATTAATAGAAGAATATGATAGAGTATTCAGTAAAGATCCGAAAATGAAAGAACACATATTTAACATATTGAAATCACGAGTCAGGCTCATGGTTAGTGGATCAGCACCATTACCAAATAGTATATTTGAGAGGTGGTTGGAGATAACTGGTCATGAATTATTAGAAAGGTATGGTATGACTGAAATAGGAATGTGCCTTTCAAATCCTTATGAATCCAAGAGGCAACCTGGTTATGTAGGAAAACCTTTACCTGGTGTATGTGTGAAGATTGAGGGGAAGGATATTAACGAtaaatctgaaattttggtaGAAAGTTGTAATATTGATGGGAAAATAACTGTTGATGTAAAAAACAGATCAGAAGAAAAAGGAAACCCATCTGGTCTCCTCCTGGTAAAAAGTAATGGAGTGTTCAAAGGATATTTTGAGAGGCCTGAAGCCACAATGAAGGAATTCACAGATGATGGTTTTTTCATAACTGGAGATATTTGTGAATATGATATTGAAAAAGatctattcaaaattttaggaagagCTAATGTTGATATCATCAAATCCGGTGGTTACAAAATAAGTGCCCTAGAAATTGAAACGGAATTGTTGAATAATGGAGATATCAAAGAATGTTCAGTAGTTGGTATTCCCGATGAAAAATGGGGGGAAAGGATTGCTGCAATTGTTGTCTTGAATGGCGACAAAACAATGACTGTGGAAGATTTGAAGACCTGGGCATCTAACAGGTTACCAAAATATAGTATTCCCACTGTTTTGAAAGTTGTAGAGGCTATCCCAAGAAATACTATGGGAAAGGTAAACAAGAGGGAAATGATTAAAACTGTATTTAACAAATTAGACTGA